In Pseudorca crassidens isolate mPseCra1 unplaced genomic scaffold, mPseCra1.hap1 Scaffold_228, whole genome shotgun sequence, the genomic stretch GAAGCTGCAGGGGAGGCGGGAGTCGCAGGTATGGAGGGAGACACAGGTGAGGAGGAAGCCttaggtgaggagggagctgaaggggaggagggagctgaaggtgaggcgggagctgaaggtgaggagggagcttcaggtgaggagggagctgcaggtgaggagggagctgaaggtgaggagggaggtgcaggtgagaagggagctgcaggtgaggagggagatgaaggtgaggagggaggtgCAGGTGAGAAGGGAGCTGCAGGcgaggagggagctgaaggtgaggagggagctgcaggtgaggagggagcctcAGGTGAGGCAGGAGccgcaggtgaggagggagcctcAGATGAGGCGGGAGCTGCAGGcgaggaaggagctgcaggtgaAGCAGGAGATGAAGGTGAAGCAGGAGCTGAGTCAGatgaggaaggagctgcaggtgaCGACGGAACCTCAGGTGAGGCAGGAGTTGCAGGTGAGGcaggagctgcaggtgaggaaggagctgcaggtgaAGCAGGAGATGAAGGTGAAGCAGGAGCTGAGTCAGatgaggaaggagctgcaggtgaggagggagctgaaggtgaggagggagctgaaggtgaggagggagctgcaggtgaggagggagctgcaggtgcGGAAGGAGCTGAGGGTGAAGCAGGAGCTGAGGGTCAAGCAGGAGCTGAAGGTCAAGCAGGAGCTGAAGGTGAAGCAGGAGCTGAGTCAGatgaggaaggagctgcaggttacagaaatgttgcaggcGTGGCAGGACTTCTGAGTATGGCAGGACCCACGGGCGGGGCAATGGCTGCGCCTGAGGAAGCAGTTGTGACAGCGGCAGGCGCCATGGGTGAGGCAGGGCCCGGGACCCAGCAGTGGAGGCAGGCCTCGCAGCCCGTGCTGGACAGCATGGGCTACCAGGAGCTGGGAACCTTCTCTGGGATGGAAGAGCCGGGCCACGGGGAAGGGTCCTCTGAGAGCTGGCTGGAGCAGGCCAGCCACACGCTGCACCTGTGGCGCCACGTGtctgagagggagaggaggaggaggctggTGGAGAGCTTGCGCGGCCCCGCGCTGGACCTCCTGCACGGCCTCCTGGCGGAAGATCCCGAGCTGGCTGCCCAGGACTGCCTGGCCGCGCTGGTGCAGGTGTTTGGGAACAAGGACCCCCGGGGGAGTGCTCGGCTGAAGTTCGTGACCTG encodes the following:
- the LOC137218136 gene encoding paraneoplastic antigen Ma6E-like translates to MAMALAVLRDWCRSMGVNAQRSLLILGIPDDCKDQEFQEVVQAALRSLGRYRVLGKVYRKELGSSVALVEFAECLNRSLLPRQIPGKGGPWTVVCLPQAPDADSQDRPNCPAQPQGQAVVGRAGEAGTAGHSGTAGEEEAAGEAGVAGMEGDTGEEEALGEEGAEGEEGAEGEAGAEGEEGVRREPQMRRELQARKELQVKQEMKVKQELSQMRKELQVTTEPQVRQELQVRQELQVRKELQVKQEMKVKQELSQMRKELQVRRELKVRRELKVRRELQVRRELQVRKELRVKQELRVKQELKVKQELKVKQELSQMRKELQVTEMLQAWQDF